One Acetobacterium sp. KB-1 DNA segment encodes these proteins:
- a CDS encoding sensor histidine kinase KdpD, which produces MICLSKLIGVKRQLKDMMDALIDIESGNGNRKILATNDELTADLSYKINQIVYRYERQILQLKAADETNRQIMTSLSHDVRTPLTTLIGYLDAVHRGVIVGKEREEYLEIARRKAHDLKDYIDILFDWFKLNSSEFALAIERVEIAELTRNILKDWIPIFEESYLDYKIEIPEKPLFTRVDMDGYARIVNNLVQNVIVHSQGGQIKIEVAEKETEIEICIEDNGIGIEKNELQHIFERLYKCDKGRSDKGSGLGLSIVRQMVEKMKGRITVQSEPHQYTVFTVFLPLIE; this is translated from the coding sequence ATGATCTGTTTGTCAAAACTGATTGGTGTTAAGCGTCAGCTTAAGGACATGATGGATGCCTTGATTGATATTGAATCTGGAAACGGTAATCGAAAAATTCTTGCTACAAACGATGAGTTGACCGCTGATCTTTCCTATAAAATAAATCAAATTGTTTATCGCTATGAAAGACAGATCTTACAGCTCAAAGCGGCGGACGAAACCAATCGTCAGATTATGACCAGTCTTTCTCATGATGTAAGAACACCACTTACAACTTTGATCGGTTATTTGGATGCCGTTCATAGGGGTGTTATAGTTGGTAAAGAGCGGGAGGAATATCTCGAGATTGCAAGACGGAAAGCACATGACTTGAAAGATTATATTGATATTCTATTCGATTGGTTTAAATTAAACTCCAGCGAATTCGCTCTAGCCATAGAGCGGGTCGAAATTGCGGAGCTGACACGAAATATTTTAAAAGACTGGATACCCATTTTTGAGGAAAGCTATTTGGATTATAAAATCGAAATTCCGGAAAAACCACTATTTACTAGGGTAGATATGGATGGATATGCCCGTATTGTTAATAATCTGGTTCAAAACGTCATTGTCCACAGTCAGGGTGGGCAGATTAAAATTGAAGTGGCAGAAAAGGAAACTGAAATAGAAATCTGTATCGAGGATAACGGGATCGGAATTGAAAAAAACGAGTTGCAACACATCTTTGAAAGACTATATAAATGTGATAAAGGTCGTTCTGATAAGGGCAGTGGATTGGGACTGTCCATTGTTCGGCAGATGGTTGAAAAAATGAAGGGCAGAATTACTGTTCAAAGTGAACCACATCAATATACTGTTTTCACTGTCTTTTTACCACTAATTGAGTGA
- a CDS encoding response regulator transcription factor encodes MTNRILIIDDDKELCALIKQSVAAENIDADCGSSGVDGLIMLEKNDYQLILLDVMMPGMDGFQTMEKIRQQSSIPILMLTSKNDSISKVRGLRSGADDYLTKPFDMDELIARVVSLIRRYTRFNLKGEHSHPMTYQGLTIDLDSRSVTTLTGTFELPPKEFDLLLFCAKNQGRILTKQQIYEEVWGESYAYDDSNIMAIISRLRKKIEPESGTPFYIQTVKGIGYRFNKGV; translated from the coding sequence ATGACAAATAGAATTTTAATTATAGATGATGATAAGGAATTATGCGCTTTGATAAAGCAGAGTGTGGCGGCTGAAAATATAGATGCAGATTGCGGCTCGTCAGGCGTAGATGGGCTGATCATGCTCGAAAAGAATGACTACCAGCTGATCCTTTTAGATGTGATGATGCCGGGAATGGACGGCTTTCAGACAATGGAGAAAATACGCCAACAAAGCAGTATTCCCATTCTTATGTTGACGTCTAAAAATGATAGTATATCAAAAGTCCGCGGGCTTCGTTCCGGTGCAGATGACTATTTGACAAAGCCATTTGATATGGATGAACTGATTGCCCGGGTGGTTTCTTTGATACGCCGATATACACGTTTCAATCTGAAGGGAGAGCATTCTCATCCGATGACCTACCAAGGATTGACCATTGACCTAGATAGCCGGAGCGTGACCACGCTGACTGGTACATTTGAATTGCCCCCCAAAGAATTTGATCTTCTGCTGTTCTGTGCTAAAAATCAAGGAAGAATTCTAACGAAACAACAGATTTATGAGGAAGTTTGGGGTGAATCTTACGCTTATGATGACAGTAACATTATGGCGATAATTAGCCGCCTCCGCAAAAAGATCGAACCTGAATCCGGCACACCGTTTTATATCCAAACGGTAAAGGGGATTGGTTATCGTTTCAACAAAGGGGTGTAG
- a CDS encoding pirin family protein yields MKERKVIQVVQGARAVDGAGVHLTRVLSHSTVKAFDPFLMLDSFDSENPQDYIKGFPMHPHRGIETVTYLVEGLIEHQDSLGNKGAIESGCSQWMTGGSGILHQEMPQACERMLGFQLWLNLPRSEKMTEPKYFEIRKEDIPLYKGDGFNVGVISGSYEGVNGAEPHHIQAMILDVVVEPEKSVKIPTPKGETVFVFLIKGQGATAGTLYKEKSALLFSEGEYIEMTAAEKPLRLAVFSAPPLNEPIAWGGPIVMNTEEELQQAFDDLKEGSFIKALPQL; encoded by the coding sequence ATGAAAGAAAGAAAAGTCATCCAAGTTGTTCAGGGGGCTCGTGCAGTCGATGGGGCCGGCGTTCATTTGACCCGGGTCTTATCCCACTCAACTGTAAAAGCATTTGACCCCTTCTTAATGCTTGATTCCTTTGATTCTGAAAATCCTCAGGATTATATCAAAGGTTTCCCCATGCATCCCCACCGGGGAATTGAAACGGTCACCTATCTGGTTGAAGGGCTGATCGAACATCAGGACAGCCTGGGAAATAAGGGCGCTATTGAATCCGGATGCTCCCAATGGATGACCGGGGGAAGTGGGATTCTCCATCAGGAGATGCCTCAGGCCTGTGAAAGAATGCTGGGTTTCCAGTTATGGCTGAATCTGCCGAGGTCAGAAAAAATGACGGAGCCAAAGTATTTTGAGATCAGAAAAGAAGATATTCCTCTATATAAAGGAGATGGTTTTAATGTTGGTGTTATATCGGGATCTTACGAAGGGGTAAATGGCGCCGAACCCCATCACATCCAGGCGATGATTTTAGATGTGGTTGTTGAACCGGAAAAATCGGTTAAGATTCCGACCCCCAAAGGAGAAACCGTATTTGTGTTTTTAATTAAAGGTCAAGGCGCAACGGCAGGAACCTTATATAAAGAGAAATCGGCATTGTTGTTTAGTGAAGGGGAGTATATTGAAATGACAGCCGCTGAAAAGCCGCTTCGACTAGCCGTGTTTTCGGCGCCTCCGCTGAATGAACCGATCGCTTGGGGCGGTCCCATTGTGATGAATACCGAGGAAGAGCTACAACAGGCCTTTGATGATTTGAAAGAGGGCAGTTTTATTAAAGCGTTGCCACAATTGTAA